A section of the Oryzias melastigma strain HK-1 linkage group LG14, ASM292280v2, whole genome shotgun sequence genome encodes:
- the LOC112142568 gene encoding 14-3-3 protein epsilon isoform X2 — MADRDNLVYQAKLAEQAERYDEMVESMKKVASMDVELTVEERNLLSVAYKNVIGARRASWRIISSLEQKEENKGGEDKLKMIREYRKTVEKELKSICNDILDVLDKHLILAATTGESKVFYYKMKGDYHRYLAEFATGNDRKEAAENSLVAYKAASDIAMIELPPTHPIRLGLALNFSVFYYEILNSPDRACRLAKEAFDNAIAELDTLSEESYKDSTLIMQLLRDNLTLWTSDIQGDDS, encoded by the exons AAATGGTGGAGTCCATGAAGAAGGTGGCCAGCATGGACGTGGAGCTGACGGTGGAGGAGAGGAACCTGCTGTCTGTAGCCTACAAGAACGTGATCGGCGCCAGAAGAGCATCGTGGAGGATAATCAGTAGTctggagcagaaagaagaaaacaaaggcGGCGAGGACAAACTAAAAATGATCCGCGAATACAGGAAAACG GTCGAGAAGGAGCTGAAGTCGATCTGTAACGACATCCTGGATGTACTGGACAAGCACCTCATTTTAGCTGCAACCACAGGAGAGTCCAAGGTTTTCTACTACAAAAT GAAGGGAGATTACCACAGGTACCTGGCAGAGTTCGCCACGGGCAACGACAGGAAGGAGGCGGCGGAGAACAGTTTGGTAGCTTACAAAGCTGCGAGCGACATCGCCATGATCGAACTGCCTCCCACGCACCCCATCCGCCTGGGACTGGCCCTCAACTTTTCAGTCTTCTATTATGAAATCCTCAACTCTCCGGACCGCGCCTGCAG GTTGGCAAAGGAAGCCTTCGACAACGCCATCGCAGAGCTGGACACGCTGAGCGAGGAAAGCTATAAAGACTCCACACTTATCATGCAGTTGCTACGCGACAACTTGACACTATGGACCTCAGACATACAGGGAGACG ATTCTTAA